The Erythrobacter sp. JK5 genome includes a region encoding these proteins:
- a CDS encoding esterase-like activity of phytase family protein, which translates to MRTRRLVATALVAALCAPTAWLRSEVRSGPPNAITLEQLSGSRELSASGWSLEGIWHIDGEGLMFGGYSAMLPLGEDTLRAFSDRGTRFTFTEPDRASRVRTIARQPVETGRGHDLWDIESATRDPVTGNYWLGFENVHTVHRFTIASDAHGLRDLDREVDWKVNSGAEAMVRLADGRFVILPEGAAEGLVFATDPVEGAEAESFAFRNPAPGFAVTDMAQLPDGRVLLLMRNLDFGIGGWPPFESKLVIGDPPRAGQEQPWSPALALDLAGIVPRENYEALALRPRADGSVTVWLMSDDNLAALQRTLLVKLRFDPSAADAETFGDGK; encoded by the coding sequence ATGCGCACCCGCCGCTTGGTTGCGACGGCCTTGGTCGCCGCGCTGTGTGCGCCCACGGCGTGGTTGCGTAGCGAAGTCCGGTCAGGTCCCCCGAATGCAATCACGCTCGAGCAGCTTTCCGGTTCACGCGAGCTTTCCGCAAGCGGGTGGTCGCTCGAAGGCATCTGGCACATCGACGGGGAGGGGCTGATGTTCGGCGGCTATTCGGCGATGCTGCCGCTGGGCGAAGACACCTTGCGCGCCTTTTCCGATCGCGGGACGCGCTTCACCTTCACCGAGCCCGATCGTGCTAGCAGGGTGCGCACGATTGCGCGTCAACCGGTCGAAACGGGGCGCGGCCACGATCTGTGGGACATCGAATCCGCCACCCGCGACCCGGTGACCGGCAATTACTGGCTCGGATTCGAGAATGTTCACACCGTGCACCGCTTTACCATCGCCAGCGATGCCCACGGCCTGCGCGATCTCGATCGCGAGGTCGACTGGAAGGTCAATTCGGGTGCGGAGGCGATGGTACGGCTCGCCGATGGCCGGTTCGTGATACTGCCCGAAGGTGCTGCCGAAGGCCTGGTATTCGCAACCGATCCGGTAGAAGGCGCCGAGGCCGAAAGCTTCGCCTTCCGCAATCCCGCGCCGGGTTTTGCGGTCACCGACATGGCGCAGCTGCCCGACGGGCGGGTGCTGCTGCTGATGCGCAATCTCGATTTCGGGATCGGCGGCTGGCCTCCGTTCGAAAGCAAGCTGGTGATCGGCGATCCGCCGCGCGCCGGACAAGAACAACCCTGGTCGCCCGCGCTTGCGCTCGACCTCGCTGGGATTGTCCCGCGCGAAAATTACGAGGCGCTGGCATTGCGCCCCCGCGCGGACGGGTCGGTGACGGTGTGGCTGATGTCGGACGACAATCTGGCGGCGCTGCAGCGCACGCTGCTGGTCAAGCTGCGATTCGATCCGTCGGCGGCGGACGCCGAAACCTTCGGCGACGGAAAATAG
- a CDS encoding sensor histidine kinase, whose protein sequence is MAMIRIQPAPFFASKNRAFWNLQLAGWGGAFLLRALSALANGLPLDLLAVILVNTLTGFSITLVLSVIYRQLINRKPIVTWGGTALVLLAAVIFHATIDAWVQGIYYGGSRETTFAQRFIGITYIPLTLLGAWSALYFAINYFLTVEQQADRLQRLEAQTTAAQLAMLRYQLNPHFLFNTLNSISTLVLLKQTGQANAMLTRLSGFLRHTLIAEPGSQVTLAQEVETLQLYLEIERMRFEDRLRTHFELEEAALEACLPSMLLQPLVENAIKYAVSPQEEGARISVTARVVGERLRVTVEDTGPGVDGPIHENLFDNASTTQGQPVSTGVGLANIRNRLMQAYGEDQVFETRSEPGGGFTVLIEIPYERASESASEPEPGREAAAPPAAAASDNAERADPAGASATVIPLNPPRTMGSSA, encoded by the coding sequence ATGGCGATGATCCGGATCCAGCCTGCGCCGTTCTTTGCGAGCAAGAACCGGGCGTTTTGGAACCTGCAGCTGGCTGGCTGGGGAGGGGCGTTCCTGCTGCGCGCGCTTTCTGCGCTGGCCAACGGATTGCCGCTCGATCTGCTGGCGGTGATCCTCGTCAACACGCTCACCGGGTTTTCGATCACCCTGGTCCTGTCGGTAATCTATCGCCAGCTGATCAATCGCAAGCCGATCGTCACCTGGGGCGGCACCGCGCTGGTGCTGCTGGCCGCGGTCATCTTTCACGCCACGATCGATGCGTGGGTGCAGGGCATCTATTACGGCGGCAGCCGCGAGACGACCTTTGCCCAGCGCTTCATCGGCATCACCTACATCCCGCTCACGCTGCTCGGTGCGTGGAGCGCGCTGTATTTCGCGATCAACTACTTCCTGACGGTCGAACAGCAGGCCGACCGGCTGCAACGGCTCGAAGCGCAGACGACTGCGGCGCAGCTCGCGATGCTGCGCTATCAGCTCAATCCGCACTTCCTGTTCAACACGCTGAATTCGATCAGCACGCTCGTGCTGCTCAAGCAGACCGGTCAGGCCAACGCGATGCTGACCCGCCTTTCGGGCTTCCTGCGCCACACGCTCATCGCCGAGCCGGGCAGCCAGGTGACGCTCGCGCAGGAGGTCGAGACGCTGCAGCTGTATCTCGAGATCGAGCGCATGCGGTTCGAAGATCGGTTGCGCACGCACTTCGAGCTCGAAGAAGCCGCCTTGGAAGCCTGCCTCCCGTCGATGCTGCTGCAACCGCTGGTCGAAAACGCGATCAAGTATGCCGTCAGCCCACAGGAAGAAGGCGCGCGAATCTCCGTCACCGCGCGGGTCGTCGGCGAACGGCTGCGGGTCACGGTCGAGGATACCGGGCCGGGAGTCGACGGGCCGATCCACGAAAACCTGTTCGACAACGCCTCGACCACCCAGGGTCAGCCGGTGTCGACCGGCGTCGGGCTCGCCAACATCCGCAACCGGTTGATGCAGGCCTACGGCGAGGACCAGGTGTTCGAAACCCGCTCCGAACCGGGCGGCGGCTTCACCGTGCTGATCGAAATTCCTTACGAACGGGCGAGCGAAAGCGCGAGCGAGCCCGAACCCGGTCGCGAAGCGGCGGCACCCCCCGCTGCAGCCGCTTCCGACAATGCCGAACGGGCCGATCCGGCCGGGGCATCGGCGACCGTCATCCCCCTGAACCCCCCGCGCACAATGGGATCATCTGCATGA
- a CDS encoding SMI1/KNR4 family protein, whose translation MDVTATREKLRVLGDREWPEEWGFEQAGDDFLGWSHRYRLDTPLDTSEVESFERQHAVALPADYRQFLIELGNGGAGPGYGIWPLGEGENGPLPDEMLANLSQPFAHTEPWNENGLPDEEYYSYSVIAGALEIATDGDALYYFLVLNGPAAGQVWYDRRTDGKGLGPVRDAGGAIMTFGPWYEAWLGLALDRFASE comes from the coding sequence ATGGACGTAACGGCGACCAGAGAGAAACTGCGCGTACTTGGCGATCGCGAATGGCCCGAAGAATGGGGGTTCGAACAGGCCGGTGACGACTTCCTTGGCTGGAGCCATCGCTATCGCCTCGACACGCCGCTCGACACATCCGAGGTCGAAAGTTTCGAGCGGCAGCACGCAGTGGCGCTGCCGGCAGACTATCGGCAATTCCTGATCGAACTCGGTAATGGCGGTGCCGGCCCTGGCTACGGAATCTGGCCGCTCGGCGAAGGTGAGAACGGCCCGCTGCCCGACGAGATGCTCGCCAATCTATCGCAGCCATTCGCGCATACCGAGCCGTGGAACGAGAATGGCCTGCCGGATGAGGAATATTATTCATATTCGGTGATTGCGGGCGCGTTGGAAATCGCCACCGATGGGGATGCGCTGTATTATTTTCTAGTCTTGAACGGGCCCGCCGCGGGGCAGGTCTGGTATGACCGCCGAACCGACGGCAAGGGCCTCGGACCGGTGCGCGATGCGGGCGGCGCCATCATGACGTTCGGGCCATGGTACGAAGCATGGCTTGGGCTGGCGCTCGACAGGTTTGCCTCCGAATGA
- a CDS encoding STAS/SEC14 domain-containing protein, with protein sequence MIDIEQISPTAHRIVVMEEFHQADAEQLVDFAKKRNAAGGGGNLLFDATAVAGFTFSAVTVELAHIPTLVKWIYGLDRIAIVSDEEWIRTGSRIESALLPGVSYAVYDKDEAEAARAWIMEETEGPHTGAFHELDIGKPGIAAFELTGRLDRAESERGVAMVRARLEDPDCSKLLIVIRSWHGFDLDAMFSSEVVRGKLDLIGKLDRYAIVGGPDWIHGMVGPINLLLKPDIRAFDLDEQDEALAWLEETAAAKQDRPAMLSD encoded by the coding sequence ATGATCGACATCGAACAAATCTCACCGACAGCCCACCGCATCGTCGTGATGGAAGAATTCCACCAGGCCGACGCTGAACAGCTGGTCGACTTCGCCAAGAAGCGCAACGCAGCGGGAGGCGGCGGAAACCTGTTGTTCGACGCCACGGCCGTGGCGGGCTTCACCTTCTCGGCGGTGACCGTCGAACTGGCGCATATTCCGACCCTCGTGAAATGGATCTACGGGCTCGATCGAATCGCCATCGTTTCCGACGAGGAATGGATCCGCACCGGCTCGCGGATCGAAAGCGCGCTGCTGCCTGGCGTCTCCTACGCGGTCTATGACAAGGACGAAGCCGAGGCTGCGCGCGCCTGGATCATGGAGGAGACGGAAGGCCCGCACACCGGCGCGTTCCACGAACTCGATATCGGGAAGCCGGGCATCGCCGCCTTCGAACTGACCGGGCGGTTGGACCGCGCAGAATCCGAACGCGGTGTCGCGATGGTGCGCGCTCGGCTGGAGGACCCCGACTGCTCGAAACTGCTGATCGTGATCAGGAGCTGGCACGGCTTCGATCTCGACGCGATGTTCAGCAGCGAAGTGGTGCGCGGGAAGCTCGACCTGATCGGCAAGCTCGATCGCTACGCCATCGTCGGCGGACCCGACTGGATCCACGGCATGGTCGGCCCGATCAACCTGCTGCTCAAACCCGACATCCGCGCCTTCGATCTCGACGAACAGGACGAGGCGTTGGCGTGGCTGGAAGAAACCGCGGCGGCGAAGCAAGACCGCCCCGCGATGCTAAGCGACTAG
- a CDS encoding nucleoside deaminase, with translation MQMALDAAREAAEAGEVPVGAAVVKGEDVIAVAANATRSPPDPTGHAEIRALRLAAETLGDERLTGCDLYVTLEPCAMCAGAISHARIARLYYAASDPKGGAVEYGARVFEQEQCLHRPEVYSGMGEAEAAELLRGFFRERR, from the coding sequence ATGCAAATGGCCCTCGATGCTGCACGCGAGGCAGCCGAGGCGGGTGAGGTCCCTGTGGGGGCAGCGGTGGTGAAGGGCGAGGACGTGATCGCCGTCGCCGCCAACGCCACCCGCTCGCCGCCCGATCCGACCGGCCACGCCGAGATCCGCGCGCTGCGGCTGGCAGCCGAGACACTCGGCGACGAGCGCCTGACCGGTTGCGATCTCTACGTGACGCTGGAACCCTGCGCGATGTGCGCCGGCGCGATCAGCCACGCCCGGATCGCGCGGCTGTATTACGCCGCGAGCGACCCCAAGGGCGGGGCGGTCGAATACGGCGCGCGCGTGTTCGAGCAGGAGCAATGCCTGCACCGGCCCGAAGTCTATTCGGGCATGGGCGAAGCGGAAGCGGCGGAACTGCTGCGCGGATTCTTCAGGGAGCGGCGCTAA
- a CDS encoding ribonuclease T2 — protein sequence MIPVRALHCMIACAALMVPAGATAQAYQCRMPQVSTVPQVSPDSRPRVLPVTGYTLALSWSPAFCRTRQDSRAHKTQCSGDNGRFGLVVHGLWPQGSRTWPQWCPAKGRLTPAEVRRNLCMMPSARLVARQWAKHGSCMTQRPDTYFKVTRILWDSLRIPDYDRISREDGLTAGRIRQAFADANGGWSADQIGVKLNRDGWLQEIRLCYSKRFRPTRCDARRYGARDEVQAKIWRGL from the coding sequence ATGATCCCGGTGCGCGCCCTTCACTGCATGATCGCCTGCGCGGCGCTTATGGTTCCGGCGGGTGCCACGGCGCAGGCCTATCAATGCCGCATGCCGCAAGTCTCCACCGTTCCGCAGGTCTCGCCCGACAGCCGCCCGCGAGTCCTTCCGGTCACCGGCTACACGCTGGCGCTGAGCTGGTCCCCGGCGTTTTGCCGCACCCGGCAGGATAGCCGGGCGCACAAGACGCAATGTTCGGGCGACAACGGGCGGTTCGGGTTGGTGGTGCACGGCCTGTGGCCGCAAGGCAGCCGCACCTGGCCGCAATGGTGCCCGGCCAAAGGCCGCCTGACCCCGGCGGAGGTGCGCCGCAACCTGTGCATGATGCCCTCCGCCCGGCTGGTGGCGCGGCAATGGGCCAAGCACGGCAGCTGCATGACGCAGCGGCCCGATACCTATTTCAAGGTGACGCGGATATTGTGGGACAGCCTGCGCATCCCCGATTACGACCGCATCAGCCGCGAGGACGGCCTCACCGCCGGTCGCATCCGGCAGGCCTTCGCCGACGCCAATGGCGGGTGGAGCGCCGACCAGATCGGCGTGAAACTCAACCGCGACGGCTGGCTGCAGGAAATCCGGCTTTGCTACAGCAAGCGCTTCCGCCCGACCCGCTGCGATGCCCGCCGCTATGGCGCGCGCGACGAGGTGCAGGCGAAAATCTGGCGAGGACTGTGA
- a CDS encoding phosphate-starvation-inducible PsiE family protein: MAPPQEPQSDTAESPDLVGRGFVLGERLLLIVAAIMTFIAAGAEIVSIYQRGSIDLADILLMFLYTEVIGMIAVFYTGKGSFFIYPIFIAITALARLVVLQGKDMAPENVAFEAGAILLLAFAALVLSRVRSG, translated from the coding sequence ATGGCGCCGCCGCAAGAACCGCAATCCGACACTGCCGAGTCTCCGGATCTCGTCGGTCGCGGGTTCGTGCTGGGCGAACGCCTGCTGTTGATCGTCGCGGCGATCATGACCTTCATCGCCGCCGGGGCCGAGATCGTTTCGATCTACCAGCGCGGCAGCATCGATCTCGCCGATATCCTGCTGATGTTCCTCTACACCGAGGTGATCGGGATGATCGCGGTGTTCTATACCGGCAAGGGATCGTTCTTCATCTACCCGATCTTTATCGCGATCACCGCGCTGGCGCGGCTGGTGGTGCTGCAGGGCAAGGACATGGCCCCGGAGAATGTGGCTTTCGAGGCCGGAGCGATCCTGTTGCTGGCGTTCGCGGCGCTGGTGCTGTCGCGGGTGCGGAGCGGTTAG
- a CDS encoding DsbA family protein: protein MKSTLPTTFATALMALVFGFLGAALWSYSGLADNRTRTFLLDNPDMLPQMAQAYQQQEAGKRLASIGNDVYAPFEGVILGNPQGGTVLVEFTDYNCPYCEASLADVDRLVADNPDLKVVVREWPIFEGSDVAARMALAAGMQGKYEAFHAAMFENGPVTPESVERAARAAGLDLDRARTDAASDAVTVELARNATLAQSLGFGGTPAWVTSDAAFEGAVGFEGLKSALEGSGPQTGG from the coding sequence CACCACCTTCGCGACCGCACTGATGGCGCTCGTATTCGGCTTTCTCGGCGCGGCGCTGTGGTCGTATAGCGGACTTGCGGACAACCGCACGCGCACCTTCCTGCTCGACAATCCCGACATGCTGCCGCAGATGGCGCAGGCCTATCAGCAGCAGGAAGCGGGCAAGCGGCTCGCTTCGATCGGGAACGACGTTTACGCTCCGTTCGAAGGCGTCATTCTCGGCAATCCGCAAGGCGGCACTGTGCTGGTCGAGTTCACCGACTACAACTGCCCCTATTGCGAAGCGAGCCTCGCCGATGTCGACCGGCTGGTGGCGGACAACCCTGATCTCAAGGTCGTCGTGCGCGAATGGCCGATCTTCGAGGGCAGCGATGTCGCCGCCCGGATGGCGCTCGCAGCCGGAATGCAGGGCAAATACGAGGCGTTCCACGCCGCGATGTTCGAAAACGGCCCGGTCACGCCCGAATCGGTCGAACGGGCGGCGCGCGCCGCAGGGCTCGATCTCGATCGGGCACGGACCGACGCCGCCTCCGATGCGGTGACGGTCGAACTCGCGCGCAACGCGACGCTCGCCCAGTCGCTCGGCTTCGGAGGAACGCCGGCCTGGGTCACCAGCGACGCCGCATTCGAAGGCGCGGTCGGCTTCGAAGGGCTGAAATCGGCGCTCGAAGGGTCCGGTCCGCAAACGGGCGGCTGA
- the rpmB gene encoding 50S ribosomal protein L28, translating into MSRICELTGKGRQVGHNVSHANNKTKRVFLPNLQNVTLLSEKLDRSFKFRVSTQGLRSVEHNGGLDNWLLKTSDDKLSANALKVKRELKKAMAAA; encoded by the coding sequence ATGTCGCGGATTTGCGAACTGACCGGCAAGGGCCGCCAGGTGGGCCACAATGTGAGCCACGCCAACAACAAGACCAAGCGCGTGTTCCTGCCCAACCTGCAGAACGTCACGCTGCTGAGCGAGAAGCTCGATCGCAGCTTCAAGTTCCGCGTCTCCACGCAGGGCCTGCGTTCGGTCGAGCACAACGGCGGACTCGACAACTGGCTGCTCAAGACCAGCGACGACAAGCTTTCGGCCAATGCGCTCAAGGTAAAGCGCGAGCTGAAGAAGGCGATGGCGGCAGCCTGA
- a CDS encoding LytTR family DNA-binding domain-containing protein → MTIRTILVDDEKLAIQGLQVRLEPFEDIEVIDTCANGREAIRKIKTEKPDLVFLDIQMPGFDGFSVVKGVMEIDPPLFVFVTAYEEHAIRAFEANAVNYLMKPVDEDKLADTIERVRQRIAEKKSTEDAEQLLDVLAEVAPDRAAQFNDASGESTERFEKLINVKDRGQIFRVEVDSIEHIDAAGDYMIISTGDNSLVLRETMKDLERRLDPRKFQRVHRSTIVNLDQVRQVKPHTNGECFLVLDSGAEVKVSRSYRDVVARFVH, encoded by the coding sequence ATGACTATCCGTACTATCCTCGTCGATGACGAGAAACTCGCCATCCAGGGCCTCCAGGTCCGGCTCGAACCGTTCGAGGATATCGAGGTGATCGATACCTGCGCCAACGGGCGCGAAGCGATCCGCAAGATCAAGACCGAGAAGCCCGATCTCGTCTTTCTCGACATCCAGATGCCGGGATTCGACGGATTCTCGGTCGTGAAGGGCGTGATGGAAATCGATCCGCCGCTGTTCGTGTTCGTCACCGCCTACGAGGAGCACGCGATCCGCGCGTTCGAGGCGAATGCGGTCAATTACCTGATGAAGCCGGTCGACGAGGACAAGCTAGCCGACACGATCGAACGCGTGCGCCAGCGCATCGCCGAGAAGAAATCGACCGAGGATGCGGAGCAATTGCTCGACGTGCTGGCCGAGGTCGCGCCCGATCGCGCGGCGCAGTTCAACGATGCCAGCGGCGAAAGCACCGAGCGCTTCGAGAAGCTCATCAACGTCAAGGACCGCGGGCAGATTTTCCGCGTCGAGGTCGATTCGATCGAGCATATCGACGCGGCGGGCGACTACATGATCATCTCGACCGGCGACAATTCGCTGGTTCTGCGCGAGACGATGAAGGATCTCGAACGCCGTCTCGATCCACGCAAGTTCCAGCGTGTACACCGCTCGACCATCGTCAATCTCGACCAGGTCCGGCAGGTCAAGCCGCACACGAACGGCGAATGCTTCCTGGTGCTGGACAGCGGCGCCGAGGTGAAGGTTTCAAGGTCGTACAGAGATGTGGTGGCGCGGTTCGTGCATTGA
- a CDS encoding M23 family metallopeptidase, with translation MKARPAHLAPLFAATLGLAALISCTGSEAAAPESAAPAPEQAYTATIDDARPIPEAPPPNRQAVQNTRFSYSGELTQGGFIRGVVPDGTVRATLGERVLDLADDGSFFAAFDRDSDDSLTLSATVASGQVVREDLTIAPRAWQIERVNVARRPGRNLEAYWKVREPEYNAINAARAKATGAVGWKQQFIWPVKGRISGRFGRQRIYAGEPGSYHSGIDIAPGDGEPFVAPADGVVVLARTGFSLEGGLIIIDHGMGLNSAFLHASKVAVEEGQTVRQGQYIGNVGATGRATGPHLHWGLKWNDTRLDPLLFVGPMN, from the coding sequence ATGAAGGCGCGGCCTGCACATCTCGCTCCGCTGTTCGCGGCGACGCTCGGCCTTGCCGCGCTGATCAGCTGCACCGGCAGCGAAGCGGCGGCTCCCGAAAGCGCCGCGCCTGCGCCCGAACAGGCCTACACCGCAACGATCGATGATGCGCGTCCCATACCGGAAGCACCGCCGCCAAACCGGCAGGCCGTTCAAAACACCCGCTTTTCCTATTCGGGGGAGCTTACGCAGGGCGGCTTCATCCGCGGTGTCGTTCCGGACGGCACGGTGCGCGCGACGCTCGGCGAACGCGTCCTCGATCTTGCCGACGACGGATCGTTCTTCGCCGCCTTCGATCGCGACAGCGACGACTCGCTGACGCTCAGCGCCACCGTGGCGAGCGGCCAGGTGGTGCGCGAGGACCTGACGATCGCGCCGCGCGCATGGCAGATCGAGCGGGTCAATGTCGCGCGCCGACCGGGGCGCAATCTTGAAGCCTACTGGAAGGTTCGCGAGCCCGAGTACAACGCGATCAACGCAGCGCGGGCGAAGGCCACCGGCGCGGTCGGGTGGAAACAGCAATTCATCTGGCCGGTGAAAGGCCGGATCTCCGGGCGGTTCGGGCGGCAACGCATCTATGCCGGCGAGCCGGGCAGCTACCATTCCGGAATCGATATCGCGCCGGGCGATGGCGAGCCTTTCGTCGCTCCGGCGGACGGGGTGGTCGTGCTCGCGCGGACCGGGTTCAGCCTCGAAGGCGGGCTCATCATCATCGATCACGGGATGGGCCTCAACAGCGCCTTCCTCCACGCGTCCAAGGTCGCAGTGGAGGAAGGCCAGACAGTTCGGCAGGGCCAGTATATCGGCAATGTCGGCGCGACCGGACGCGCCACGGGCCCGCACCTGCACTGGGGCCTCAAGTGGAACGATACCCGGCTCGATCCGCTGCTCTTCGTCGGCCCGATGAACTGA
- the nadC gene encoding carboxylating nicotinate-nucleotide diphosphorylase → MTTFTLPGFDLDAFVQATLDEDLGTGLEGGGKDVTSESVIPADARFSGVMDSRDAIVVAGLPLAEAFFRALDPDVRIETLVHDGDKVSAGTDLMRLTGNARAMLTAERSALNIVQHLSGIATMANAYVIAMRGPGGNPSCTLLDTRKTLPGLRFLEKYATRQGGAQNHRMGLWDAAMIKDNHVAVAGSVGEAVRRARDAGVKHIICEVDRLDQIEPALEAGAHHLLLDNMSPEMLRQAVGMVAGRVPTEASGGVNLDTIAAKAASGVDYVSVGRLTQSAPAADIGLDFTPL, encoded by the coding sequence ATGACCACTTTCACCCTTCCCGGTTTCGATCTCGACGCTTTCGTCCAAGCAACTCTGGACGAGGATCTTGGGACAGGGCTCGAAGGTGGCGGAAAAGACGTCACCAGCGAAAGCGTGATCCCCGCCGATGCGCGGTTTTCCGGGGTGATGGACAGCCGCGATGCGATCGTGGTCGCGGGGCTGCCGCTGGCCGAGGCGTTCTTCAGGGCACTCGATCCCGACGTGCGGATCGAAACCCTGGTGCACGACGGCGACAAGGTGAGTGCGGGCACCGACCTGATGCGACTCACCGGCAATGCCCGCGCCATGCTGACGGCTGAGCGGAGCGCGCTCAACATCGTGCAGCATCTGTCCGGCATCGCCACCATGGCGAACGCATACGTTATCGCCATGCGCGGGCCGGGCGGCAATCCCTCCTGCACCTTGCTCGATACCCGCAAGACCCTGCCCGGCCTGCGCTTCCTCGAGAAATATGCGACGCGGCAGGGCGGCGCGCAGAACCATCGCATGGGCCTGTGGGATGCGGCGATGATCAAGGACAACCACGTCGCAGTCGCAGGCAGTGTCGGCGAAGCCGTGCGCCGCGCGCGCGATGCGGGCGTGAAGCACATCATCTGCGAGGTCGACCGGCTCGACCAGATCGAACCGGCTCTGGAGGCGGGGGCGCACCACCTGTTGCTCGACAACATGTCCCCCGAAATGCTCAGGCAGGCAGTCGGGATGGTTGCGGGCCGCGTGCCGACGGAGGCCAGCGGCGGGGTCAATCTCGACACCATCGCGGCGAAAGCGGCGAGCGGGGTTGATTACGTCTCCGTGGGCCGGCTTACGCAAAGCGCTCCGGCAGCCGACATCGGCCTCGATTTCACCCCGCTGTGA
- a CDS encoding DUF2093 domain-containing protein produces MLMSTGDKAAKLYYGPASFRVLRPGQHVLCAVTGEAIPLEELRYWSAEHQEAYASPEIATRRLLGQG; encoded by the coding sequence ATGTTGATGTCGACCGGCGACAAGGCCGCCAAGCTCTATTACGGACCCGCTTCCTTCCGCGTCTTGAGGCCCGGGCAGCACGTGCTGTGCGCGGTGACCGGCGAGGCCATCCCGCTCGAGGAGCTGCGCTACTGGAGCGCCGAGCATCAGGAAGCCTATGCCTCGCCCGAAATCGCGACGCGGCGCCTGCTCGGGCAGGGATGA